The Rhinolophus ferrumequinum isolate MPI-CBG mRhiFer1 chromosome 6, mRhiFer1_v1.p, whole genome shotgun sequence genome has a window encoding:
- the PLEKHG3 gene encoding pleckstrin homology domain-containing family G member 3 isoform X4, which translates to MGALLRKAVGTQLGPGQGCEWGMTTTLSTPSTPSLRVLPDSPEKPGQPQALGQKNLAGVLPPGSDARMPVSASLRQDGSQERPVSLTSTASSSGSSRDSRGAMEEPSGPEALAENGAAGSSRGRHPPNNNNSSSWLNKKGPLSPFNSRAASAPAHKLSYLGRVVREIVETERMYVQDLRSIVEDYLLKIIDTPGLLKPEQVSALFGNIENIYALNSQLLRDLDSCNSDPVAVASCFVERSQEFDIYTQYCNNYPNSVAALTECMRDQQQAKFLRDRQELLQHSLPLGSYLLKPVQRILKYHLLLQEIAKHFDEEEDGFEVVEDAIDTMTCVAWYINDMKRRHEHAVRLQEIQSLLINWKGPDLTIYGELVLEGTFRVHRVRSEKTFFLFDKALLITKKRGDHFVYKGHIPCSSLMLIESTRDSLCFTVTHYKHSKQQYSIQAKTVEEKRNWTHHIKRLILENHHTTIPQKAKEAILEMDSYYPNRYRYSPERLKKAWPSQDEVSTHIHQGRRQSEPTRHLLRQLSEKAARAAGMKHAGSAGTLLDLGQRPRTRGLQLEAEGAAREQEEEEEEEQAFQVSLEDLAGHEGSEKGSGLEPPGSEEEEEESLAVAEQVADFASSLLAALHCWHYRANALLFSRGAMGKGRRESEGPTSCRRPSGRSPTSAEKRMSFESVSSLPEVDPDPEPGTEPEVFADVEGPSTEELPSDTESPEVLESQLATHQELLGLDHPSDVLDFAVAESTEDIKALSSEEEEEEEEEMAAAQEPESLLPPSVLDQASVIAERFVSSFSRRSSLALEDGKSPGFGTPRLPSRSSSVLSLEGSEKGPAQCGSTTDSFSSQLVPEEDLCVGMATESGPSVNGTEPPGPGCPAEPDRSSCKKKESMLSTQDRLLLDKIKSYYENAEHHDAGFSIRRRESLSYIPKGLVRNSVSRFNSLPRPDPEPVVPLGRTRQVGSRPASWALFDLPGPGHVGTGDPAPVTDSEFRPSSEIVKIWEGMEASRGSPRKGQGQGQANGFDLHEPLFILEGHELGAITEESATASPESASPTERPSAAHLARELKELVKELSSGSQGELLTPLHPRIVQLSHMMDSHVSERVKNKVYQLARQYSLRIKSKAVAARPPLQWEKAAPTVPRLQAEDGAQPGDKGRRKPVLSLFNHEQMLDQEHSPPKPCSAGETSPRRFSFSPSAANSRTSSPGARTSARSPLSPFDTETFNWPDVRELCSKYASHDEAAQAEGSRPRGLPVNRSRSVPENMVEPSLSGRAGRCCSLNAKRGQASPEATQAQPPGVLPQSGPDAEEALYVTADLTLENNQRVIVMEKGPLPPPAVGLEEGSGQGLSSLAAMVGQGQDLQMPAEYRPNEEGPREPVDPSQQGRVRNLREKFQALNSIG; encoded by the exons AATCTCGCCGGAGTGCTCCCGCCAGGCAGCGATGCCAGGATGCCCGTCTCTGCCTCCCTCCGCCAGGACGGCAGCCAGGAGCGGCCGGTGAGCCTGACCTCCACCGCGTCCTCGTCGGGCTCCTCCCGTGACAGCCGAGGTGCCATGGAGGAGCCCAGTGGCCCCGAGGCCTTAGCTGAAAACGGGGCAGCAGGCTCCTCGCGCGGTCGGCATCcccccaacaacaacaactccAGCAGCTGGCTGAACAAGAAGGGACCCTTATCCCCGTTCAACAGCCGGGCGGCATCGGCGCCTGCGCACAAGCTCAGTTACCTGGGCCGCGTGGTGCGGGAAATCGTGGAAACCGAGCGCATGTACGTGCAGGATCTGCGCAGCATCGTGGAG GATTACCTTTTGAAGATCATTGACACACCTGGGCTGCTGAAGCCAGAACAAGTCAGCGCTCTCTTTGGGAACATAGAAAACATCTACGCACTGAACAG CCAGCTACTCAGAGACCTGGATAGCTGCAATAGTGACCCTGTGGCTGTGGCCAGCTGCTTTGTGGAAAGG AGCCAAGAGTTTGATATCTACACCCAGTATTGCAACAACTACCCCAA ctcTGTGGCTGCTCTGACGGAGTGCATGCGGGACCAGCAGCAGGCCAAGTTCTTACGGGACCGGCAGGAGCTGCTACAGCACTCGCTGCCCTTGGGCTCCTACCTGCTGAAGCCAGTCCAGCGCATCCTGAAGTACCACCTGCTGCTCCAG GAAATTGCCAAGCATTTTGATGAGGAAGAGGACGGCTTCGAGGTGGTGGAGGATGCCATCGACACCATGACCTGCGTGGCCTGGTACATCAACGACATGAAGAGGAGGCACGAGCACGCAGTCCGACTCCAG GAGATTCAGTCGCTGCTCATCAACTGGAAAGGGCCAGACCTGACCATCTATGGGGAGCTGGTCCTGGAGGGCACGTTCCGTGTGCACCGTGTGCGCAGTGAGAAGACGTTCTTCCTCTTTGACAAAGCACTGCTCATCACCAAGAAGCGGGGCGACCACTTTGTCTACAAGGGTCACATCCCG TGCTCCTCCCTGATGCTGATCGAAAGCACCCGAGACTCCCTGTGCTTCACCGTCACCCACTACAAGCACAGCAAACAGCAGTACAGCATCCAG GCCAAAACAGTAGAGGAGAAACGAAACTGGACTCACCATATCAAGAGGCTCATCCTGGAGAACCACCACACCACCATCCCCCAGAAG GCCAAGGAAGCCATCTTGGAAATGGATTCCTATT ATCCCAATCGGTACCGCTACAGCCCAGAGCGCCTGAAGAAGGCGTGGCCCTCCCAGGACGAGGTGTCCACCCACATACACCAGGGGCGCCGGCAATCTG AGCCAACCAGACACCTGCTCAGGCAACTCAGTGAGAAAG cagccaGAGCAGCAGGAATGAAG CATGCGGGCAGTGCTGGCACTCTCTTGGACTTGGGGCAACGCCCCCGTACTCGGGGCCTGCAACTGGAGGCTGAAGGGGCTGCccgggagcaggaggaggaggaggaggaagagcaggccTTTCAGGTCTCTCTGGAGGACCTGGCGGGGCATGAAGGCAGCGAGAAGGGGTCTGGGCTGGAGCCCCCAGGctcagaggaagaggaggaggagagcctGGCAGTGGCGGAGCAGGTAGCCGACTTTGCCAGCTCCCTGCTGGCCGCCCTCCACTGCTGGCACTATCGGGCCAACGCTTTACTTTTCTCCCGGGGCGCTATG GGGAAGGGGCGCAGGGAGTCTGAAGGCCCCACGAGCTGCAGGAGGCCCAGCGGCCGGTCTCCAACCAGTGCCGAGAAGCGCATGAGCTTTGAGTCCGTTTCTTCCCTGCCAGAG GTTGATCCAGACCCTGAGCCTGGGACAGAGCCTGAGGTGTTTGCTGACGTGGAAGGTCCCAGCACTGAGGAGCTGCCCTCAGACACAGAGTCTCCAGAAGTCCTGGAATCTCAGCTTGCCACCCACCAAGAGCTGCTGGGGCTGGACCACCCGAGTGACGTGCTGGACTTCGCGGTGGCTGAGAGCACCGAGGACATTAAAGCCCTGagcagtgaggaggaggaggaggaggaggaggaaatggcgGCTGCCCAGGAGCCCGAGAGCCTCCTGCCGCCCTCTGTGCTGGACCAGGCCAGCGTCATTGCTGAGCGGTTTGTCAGCAGCTTCTCTCGGCGGAGCAGCCTGGCACTGGAGGACGGCAAGTCCCCTGGCTTCGGGACCCCCAGGCTGCCCAGCCGGAGCAGCAGTGTGCTCAGCCTGGAGGGCAGTGAGAAGGGCCCGGCCCAGTGTGGCAGCACCACAGACTCCTTCAGCTCTCAGCTTGTCCCAGAAGAGGACCTCTGTGTGGGGATGGCCACAGAGAGTGGCCCTTCTGTCAATGGGACGGAgcccccaggcccaggctgccCAGCGGAGCCCGACAGGTCTTCCTGCAAGAAGAAGGAATCGATGCTTTCTACGCAAGACCGGCTGTTGTTGGACAAAATCAAGAGCTACTACGAAAATGCAGAGCACCACGACGCTGGCTTCAGCATCCGGCGCCGGGAGAGCCTCTCCTACATCCCCAAAGGCCTGGTGAGAAACTCGGTCTCCAGGTTCAACAGCCTTCCCAGGCCAGACCCGGAGCCAGTGGTTCCACTAGGGCGCACGAGACAGGTGGGCTCCCGGCCAGCGTCATGGGCCTTGTTTGACCTCCCAGGACCAGGTCATGTGGGTACTGGGGACCCAGCTCCTGTCACAGATTCTGAGTTCCGCCCATCTTCGGAAATTGTGAAGATCTGGGAGGGGATGGAGGCTTCCAGGGGGAGCCCTCGGAAGGGGCAAGGCCAAGGTCAGGCCAATGGCTTTGATCTGCATGAGCCACTGTTCATCCTGGAGGGGCACGAGCTGGGGGCCATCACCGAGGAGTCGGCCACTGCCTCGCCAGAGAGCGCCTCCCCCACTGAGAGGCCCAGTGCAGCCCACCTGGCCCGGGAGCTGAAGGAGCTGGTGAAGGAGCTGAGCAGCGGCTCCCAGGGAGAGTTGCTGACTCCGCTGCACCCCCGTATTGTGCAGCTCTCCCACATGATGGACAGCCATGTGAGCGAGCGAGTCAAGAACAAGGTCTACCAGCTGGCCCGCCAGTATAGCCTCCGGATCAAGAGCAAGGCGGTGGCAGCCAGGCCACCACTGCAGTGGGAAAAGGCAGCTCCCACCGTTCCCCGCCTGCAGGCGGAGGATGGTGCACAGCCGGGTGACAAAG GTAGGAGAAAGCCAGTGCTGTCCCTCTTCAACCATGAGCAGATGCTGGACCAGGAGCACAGCCCGCCTAAGCCCTGCTCTGCCGGGGAGACGTCACCACGGCGTTTCTCCTTCAGCCCCTCTGCTGCCAACTCAAGGACCAGCTCGCCTGGGGCCCGGACCTCTGCTCGAAGCCCGCTCAGCCCCTTCGACACTGAGACCTTTAACTGGCCTGATGTCCGAGAGCTCTGCTCCAAATACGCCTCCCATGACGAGGCGGCGCAGGCTGAGGGCAGCCGGCCCCGAGGTCTGCCTGTCAACAGGAGCCGCTCGGTGCCAGAAAACATGGTGGAGCCCTCTCTGTCGGGCAGGGCGGGCCGCTGCTGCAGCCTGAATGCCAAGCGGGGCCAGGCGAGCCCAGAGGccacccaggcccagcctcctGGGGTGTTGCCCCAAAGTGGGCCAGACGCAGAGGAGGCCCTGTACGTCACTGCGGACCTCACCCTGGAGAACAACCAGCGGGTGATCGTCATGGAGAAGGGGCCCCTGCCTCCCCCCGCTGTGGGGCTGGAAGAGGGCAGCGGGCAGGGACTGAGCTCACTGGCAGCCATGGTagggcagggccaggatttgCAGATGCCTGCAGAGTATCGTCCAAACGAAGAGGGTCCCCGGGAGCCAGTGGACCCAAGCCAGCAAGGCAGAGTGAGAAACCTGAGGGAGAAATTCCAGGCCTTGAACTCCATAGGTTGA
- the PLEKHG3 gene encoding pleckstrin homology domain-containing family G member 3 isoform X3 yields the protein MGALLRKAVGTQLGPGQGCEWGMTTTLSTPSTPSLRVLPDSPEKPGQPQALGQKNLAGVLPPGSDARMPVSASLRQDGSQERPVSLTSTASSSGSSRDSRGAMEEPSGPEALAENGAAGSSRGRHPPNNNNSSSWLNKKGPLSPFNSRAASAPAHKLSYLGRVVREIVETERMYVQDLRSIVEDYLLKIIDTPGLLKPEQVSALFGNIENIYALNSQLLRDLDSCNSDPVAVASCFVERSQEFDIYTQYCNNYPNSVAALTECMRDQQQAKFLRDRQELLQHSLPLGSYLLKPVQRILKYHLLLQEIAKHFDEEEDGFEVVEDAIDTMTCVAWYINDMKRRHEHAVRLQEIQSLLINWKGPDLTIYGELVLEGTFRVHRVRSEKTFFLFDKALLITKKRGDHFVYKGHIPCSSLMLIESTRDSLCFTVTHYKHSKQQYSIQAKTVEEKRNWTHHIKRLILENHHTTIPQKAKEAILEMDSYYPNRYRYSPERLKKAWPSQDEVSTHIHQGRRQSEPGQLPYSRATLPRRQRGFLVPGLKGRRKSEPTRHLLRQLSEKAARAAGMKHAGSAGTLLDLGQRPRTRGLQLEAEGAAREQEEEEEEEQAFQVSLEDLAGHEGSEKGSGLEPPGSEEEEEESLAVAEQGKGRRESEGPTSCRRPSGRSPTSAEKRMSFESVSSLPEVDPDPEPGTEPEVFADVEGPSTEELPSDTESPEVLESQLATHQELLGLDHPSDVLDFAVAESTEDIKALSSEEEEEEEEEMAAAQEPESLLPPSVLDQASVIAERFVSSFSRRSSLALEDGKSPGFGTPRLPSRSSSVLSLEGSEKGPAQCGSTTDSFSSQLVPEEDLCVGMATESGPSVNGTEPPGPGCPAEPDRSSCKKKESMLSTQDRLLLDKIKSYYENAEHHDAGFSIRRRESLSYIPKGLVRNSVSRFNSLPRPDPEPVVPLGRTRQVGSRPASWALFDLPGPGHVGTGDPAPVTDSEFRPSSEIVKIWEGMEASRGSPRKGQGQGQANGFDLHEPLFILEGHELGAITEESATASPESASPTERPSAAHLARELKELVKELSSGSQGELLTPLHPRIVQLSHMMDSHVSERVKNKVYQLARQYSLRIKSKAVAARPPLQWEKAAPTVPRLQAEDGAQPGDKGRRKPVLSLFNHEQMLDQEHSPPKPCSAGETSPRRFSFSPSAANSRTSSPGARTSARSPLSPFDTETFNWPDVRELCSKYASHDEAAQAEGSRPRGLPVNRSRSVPENMVEPSLSGRAGRCCSLNAKRGQASPEATQAQPPGVLPQSGPDAEEALYVTADLTLENNQRVIVMEKGPLPPPAVGLEEGSGQGLSSLAAMVGQGQDLQMPAEYRPNEEGPREPVDPSQQGRVRNLREKFQALNSIG from the exons AATCTCGCCGGAGTGCTCCCGCCAGGCAGCGATGCCAGGATGCCCGTCTCTGCCTCCCTCCGCCAGGACGGCAGCCAGGAGCGGCCGGTGAGCCTGACCTCCACCGCGTCCTCGTCGGGCTCCTCCCGTGACAGCCGAGGTGCCATGGAGGAGCCCAGTGGCCCCGAGGCCTTAGCTGAAAACGGGGCAGCAGGCTCCTCGCGCGGTCGGCATCcccccaacaacaacaactccAGCAGCTGGCTGAACAAGAAGGGACCCTTATCCCCGTTCAACAGCCGGGCGGCATCGGCGCCTGCGCACAAGCTCAGTTACCTGGGCCGCGTGGTGCGGGAAATCGTGGAAACCGAGCGCATGTACGTGCAGGATCTGCGCAGCATCGTGGAG GATTACCTTTTGAAGATCATTGACACACCTGGGCTGCTGAAGCCAGAACAAGTCAGCGCTCTCTTTGGGAACATAGAAAACATCTACGCACTGAACAG CCAGCTACTCAGAGACCTGGATAGCTGCAATAGTGACCCTGTGGCTGTGGCCAGCTGCTTTGTGGAAAGG AGCCAAGAGTTTGATATCTACACCCAGTATTGCAACAACTACCCCAA ctcTGTGGCTGCTCTGACGGAGTGCATGCGGGACCAGCAGCAGGCCAAGTTCTTACGGGACCGGCAGGAGCTGCTACAGCACTCGCTGCCCTTGGGCTCCTACCTGCTGAAGCCAGTCCAGCGCATCCTGAAGTACCACCTGCTGCTCCAG GAAATTGCCAAGCATTTTGATGAGGAAGAGGACGGCTTCGAGGTGGTGGAGGATGCCATCGACACCATGACCTGCGTGGCCTGGTACATCAACGACATGAAGAGGAGGCACGAGCACGCAGTCCGACTCCAG GAGATTCAGTCGCTGCTCATCAACTGGAAAGGGCCAGACCTGACCATCTATGGGGAGCTGGTCCTGGAGGGCACGTTCCGTGTGCACCGTGTGCGCAGTGAGAAGACGTTCTTCCTCTTTGACAAAGCACTGCTCATCACCAAGAAGCGGGGCGACCACTTTGTCTACAAGGGTCACATCCCG TGCTCCTCCCTGATGCTGATCGAAAGCACCCGAGACTCCCTGTGCTTCACCGTCACCCACTACAAGCACAGCAAACAGCAGTACAGCATCCAG GCCAAAACAGTAGAGGAGAAACGAAACTGGACTCACCATATCAAGAGGCTCATCCTGGAGAACCACCACACCACCATCCCCCAGAAG GCCAAGGAAGCCATCTTGGAAATGGATTCCTATT ATCCCAATCGGTACCGCTACAGCCCAGAGCGCCTGAAGAAGGCGTGGCCCTCCCAGGACGAGGTGTCCACCCACATACACCAGGGGCGCCGGCAATCTG AGCCGGGTCAGCTCCCGTACAGCCGGGCAACACTCCCCCGCAGGCAGCGAGGCTTCCTGGTGCCAGGCCTTAAGGGCCGTAGAAAGTCCG AGCCAACCAGACACCTGCTCAGGCAACTCAGTGAGAAAG cagccaGAGCAGCAGGAATGAAG CATGCGGGCAGTGCTGGCACTCTCTTGGACTTGGGGCAACGCCCCCGTACTCGGGGCCTGCAACTGGAGGCTGAAGGGGCTGCccgggagcaggaggaggaggaggaggaagagcaggccTTTCAGGTCTCTCTGGAGGACCTGGCGGGGCATGAAGGCAGCGAGAAGGGGTCTGGGCTGGAGCCCCCAGGctcagaggaagaggaggaggagagcctGGCAGTGGCGGAGCAG GGGAAGGGGCGCAGGGAGTCTGAAGGCCCCACGAGCTGCAGGAGGCCCAGCGGCCGGTCTCCAACCAGTGCCGAGAAGCGCATGAGCTTTGAGTCCGTTTCTTCCCTGCCAGAG GTTGATCCAGACCCTGAGCCTGGGACAGAGCCTGAGGTGTTTGCTGACGTGGAAGGTCCCAGCACTGAGGAGCTGCCCTCAGACACAGAGTCTCCAGAAGTCCTGGAATCTCAGCTTGCCACCCACCAAGAGCTGCTGGGGCTGGACCACCCGAGTGACGTGCTGGACTTCGCGGTGGCTGAGAGCACCGAGGACATTAAAGCCCTGagcagtgaggaggaggaggaggaggaggaggaaatggcgGCTGCCCAGGAGCCCGAGAGCCTCCTGCCGCCCTCTGTGCTGGACCAGGCCAGCGTCATTGCTGAGCGGTTTGTCAGCAGCTTCTCTCGGCGGAGCAGCCTGGCACTGGAGGACGGCAAGTCCCCTGGCTTCGGGACCCCCAGGCTGCCCAGCCGGAGCAGCAGTGTGCTCAGCCTGGAGGGCAGTGAGAAGGGCCCGGCCCAGTGTGGCAGCACCACAGACTCCTTCAGCTCTCAGCTTGTCCCAGAAGAGGACCTCTGTGTGGGGATGGCCACAGAGAGTGGCCCTTCTGTCAATGGGACGGAgcccccaggcccaggctgccCAGCGGAGCCCGACAGGTCTTCCTGCAAGAAGAAGGAATCGATGCTTTCTACGCAAGACCGGCTGTTGTTGGACAAAATCAAGAGCTACTACGAAAATGCAGAGCACCACGACGCTGGCTTCAGCATCCGGCGCCGGGAGAGCCTCTCCTACATCCCCAAAGGCCTGGTGAGAAACTCGGTCTCCAGGTTCAACAGCCTTCCCAGGCCAGACCCGGAGCCAGTGGTTCCACTAGGGCGCACGAGACAGGTGGGCTCCCGGCCAGCGTCATGGGCCTTGTTTGACCTCCCAGGACCAGGTCATGTGGGTACTGGGGACCCAGCTCCTGTCACAGATTCTGAGTTCCGCCCATCTTCGGAAATTGTGAAGATCTGGGAGGGGATGGAGGCTTCCAGGGGGAGCCCTCGGAAGGGGCAAGGCCAAGGTCAGGCCAATGGCTTTGATCTGCATGAGCCACTGTTCATCCTGGAGGGGCACGAGCTGGGGGCCATCACCGAGGAGTCGGCCACTGCCTCGCCAGAGAGCGCCTCCCCCACTGAGAGGCCCAGTGCAGCCCACCTGGCCCGGGAGCTGAAGGAGCTGGTGAAGGAGCTGAGCAGCGGCTCCCAGGGAGAGTTGCTGACTCCGCTGCACCCCCGTATTGTGCAGCTCTCCCACATGATGGACAGCCATGTGAGCGAGCGAGTCAAGAACAAGGTCTACCAGCTGGCCCGCCAGTATAGCCTCCGGATCAAGAGCAAGGCGGTGGCAGCCAGGCCACCACTGCAGTGGGAAAAGGCAGCTCCCACCGTTCCCCGCCTGCAGGCGGAGGATGGTGCACAGCCGGGTGACAAAG GTAGGAGAAAGCCAGTGCTGTCCCTCTTCAACCATGAGCAGATGCTGGACCAGGAGCACAGCCCGCCTAAGCCCTGCTCTGCCGGGGAGACGTCACCACGGCGTTTCTCCTTCAGCCCCTCTGCTGCCAACTCAAGGACCAGCTCGCCTGGGGCCCGGACCTCTGCTCGAAGCCCGCTCAGCCCCTTCGACACTGAGACCTTTAACTGGCCTGATGTCCGAGAGCTCTGCTCCAAATACGCCTCCCATGACGAGGCGGCGCAGGCTGAGGGCAGCCGGCCCCGAGGTCTGCCTGTCAACAGGAGCCGCTCGGTGCCAGAAAACATGGTGGAGCCCTCTCTGTCGGGCAGGGCGGGCCGCTGCTGCAGCCTGAATGCCAAGCGGGGCCAGGCGAGCCCAGAGGccacccaggcccagcctcctGGGGTGTTGCCCCAAAGTGGGCCAGACGCAGAGGAGGCCCTGTACGTCACTGCGGACCTCACCCTGGAGAACAACCAGCGGGTGATCGTCATGGAGAAGGGGCCCCTGCCTCCCCCCGCTGTGGGGCTGGAAGAGGGCAGCGGGCAGGGACTGAGCTCACTGGCAGCCATGGTagggcagggccaggatttgCAGATGCCTGCAGAGTATCGTCCAAACGAAGAGGGTCCCCGGGAGCCAGTGGACCCAAGCCAGCAAGGCAGAGTGAGAAACCTGAGGGAGAAATTCCAGGCCTTGAACTCCATAGGTTGA